The Corylus avellana chromosome ca11, CavTom2PMs-1.0 genome contains the following window.
GACTAGAGACTACGCATTATAAAAcagaggtcactaattcgaatttacctttttttttttttcttttttattttatagggacatgtaaaaaaaaaaaaaaaaattcaccacaACCGTAATATCCAAACTCATAAAACAACAATATTCGGACAAGTGTTAAAATCTATATCCAATAGAAATAGACATAGTGGTCACATAGTCACAGCTGCAATAATCCAAACCCACATTCCCCAATGGACCACACAGACCATGAAACACATCCAACGGTCCAAAAATACAGAGAACGACGTACTCCCTTGAATCACACCCGCATTACTCCCCAGCATCACTACTCCGTCCTATGTCCAAAACTACTTTTTTCCGTTCTCGCCACAGGAAATGTCACACCGTCAAATCATCCAAAATCTCATGCCACACCCCCTTCACTCCTTCGCTCCTCTCCCTCTGACGCCGCCACTGCAATTCGGTAActaaatagttaaaaaaattaagaaaaataaaaaaaacagagagtAAAAGCAGTGACGCCATTCCCATTTCTAAAGCCTCAGTTTTATAAAGAGTCCAACTCTACTTTTCTTCCCTTTGGTTTTCTGACACTTTCTCGTTTGCCGATGGGCGCGAAAGGGAACGATTTTAGGGTGGTTAATtgattgggcttttttttttcggatGATATGGCTGCCGATAACGACGTCGTTGGTCAGACTTTCCGGGCGCTGGTGGACGGCGCGGACCGGAAGTTTGCTCGGGTACGGGACGTGCCTGCGTACGGACGCGTGACGAGCCACCACTACTTCCAGAAGGTGTTCAAGGCGTACACGCGCCTCTGGAAGTTCCAGCAGGAGCACCGGGCGGAGTTGGTGAGGTCAGGGCTCAACCGCTGGGAAATCGGCGAGATCGCTAGCCGGATCGGCCAGCTCTACTTCGGCCAGTACATGCGGACCAGCGAGGCCAGGTTCCTGGTCGAGGCGTACGTTTTCTACGAGGCGATTCTCAACAGGAGGTATTTCGAGGGATCCAAAGGCGCCGGGAAGGATCTCGGGGTGAGGTTCAAGGAATTGAGGTTCTACGCGAGGTTCTTGCTAGTCTCGGTGATCTTGAACCGGACCGAGATGGTGAAGGCTCTCGTCGACCGGTTCAAGGCTCTGGTTGATGATAGTAAAGCTGCTTTTCGGGTAATTTTTTTTCGTTTCTATTAGCTCTACGAGGAAAAATTGTGAATATTTGGAGCTTAACTATGAAGGATTCGGTTTTATTTACTCGCATGaggctttgtttggttgctgagaaaatttaggaaaaaaacaTGGGAATTATTCGAGTTCCCTCGCTGTCTAATTTCTACTATCAAAATTTTGGACTTAATATAGCGATAATCGTGCAAGGCATGCCACGTtttattgatttcttttccatttcccTTTGTTAATTAAGATGGTGCAAGAAATGTATGGTTTtaagttttccttttcttttcctcttttcgCAAAAACCAAACAATGCCTTAGGAGCACGAAGGAGGCTTAATATTTTAATTCCCAGAGAGGGAGATCGATTTGAATGTGAAAGGATGTTTTTAGAAattgtttaaataatataagTTATTTTATCCAAATCTTCGAGGTTTTTCTGTCCGGTAGAACTTTAGATTCGGATAGAGGTACCACGATGTTATTTGAATTGATAGAAGATCAGGATTTATACAATCTGGGAGTGTTGAGAGACAGTAGATTTAGCATGCTCAGTTTGTGATTTACTTTCTGAAGGTGTATTTCCAATAAATATTCCATTTCATAATGACTAAATTCTGAGCTGTAAAGTAGTGCTTTAGTTGAAGCAAGGTGGTAAATGAGGTTCTGGATAAAGATCAGAGATTCCAGAAAACGGTCAGTCCAACGGTGTGAAACTAATGTTTATGtacaaatgaaataaaaaaggtCTTAAATCGTTCATCATGTCTGTGTGTGCCACCAATTTGTCAGTCCTTTTGGTGATACGAAAACAATTGGTCAAATGCTATTGTATGAAAAATTAAGAGTTGGAATGGAAAATTTATAATCTTTAAGACTTAAAACCTGAAAGGCCAAAACATTCTTTGGGCTTATGGGTTCTATTGGTTCTTTTTgtctgtctttttcttctttaaagaGCAATGGAGCACCAACATCATGTCTAATCCAGGACTGCTTAATTGGTCGGACTGATTCACTTAGTATCTATGTACTTTAACTGATCATTTACTTGGCCCAACATTTGGGCTTAAAATTTTGTGAAGTGAGATCTTGAGTGCTATCTCAATGTTGTGCTCCATGAGTCactctaaattgaaaatttaataattaggGGAAAATATAACTGTTTAATATTTGCTCATCTTACTAAATACCATATACCTTCTTAGTAACTTATTGACAGATCTTCATAAATCGAGCtattagaatttatttttttgaaaataatcaaaacttTGATGGTGTAAAATATGCTATTTGGATACATGCCAATTGAGGGATTTATCAATTATGAATTAAGAGGATCAGTTTAAAATGTGTTCTTTATGAATGTACATCTCTCGGCAGGTTATTTACATGATTATTTGCATGGATATCATTGACTTAAATTTGACTGTTTAACATTCATTATAATTTTGCTCTCTCTAATAAGCCATTAACTTATACTACTTTCAGTGGTATACTGACATGATTTAGGACATCTATACCATCTCTTGTCAGGAAACTAACTTTAAAGAATGGAGGCAAGTGGTGCAAGAAATTGTCCGCTTTATGAAAGTTGATACAGCCTTTATGAATGTCAGGCCTTTGCGTTATTGTTCTGTGTTTGATTCCCATCAAGCTTCTCTTCCATATGTGGCTCGGTTCCATGCAAAGAAGGTTCTAAAGTTTCAAGATGCACTGCTGACAAGCTATCACCGGAATGAGGTTAGTTTTTATGCTTTAAATGGCTTGTTCGTGAGTTAAGATCATCTGGAGTACAAGAATCATTAATGAACGAACCCCTGCATAGAATTTTTACAAAGGTTTTTGTACTGTCACTTTCAGGTAAAATTTGCAGAATTTACTTTGGACACTTTTAGAATGCTGCAATGTTTAGAATGGGAGCCAAGTGGATCTTTCTACCAAAAACGGCTAGTTGAATCAAATGGGAATGGCACTTCAATCGATCATTCTGGAGCTTCTGGACTGATAGATATAAATTTGGCTGCAGACATGACTGATCCAACCTTACCTCCTAATCCAAGGAAAGCTATTCTCTACCGTCCATCAGTAACACATTTGCTAGCGGTGAGTTCTAAAGTTATTACTTGTTTATTCTGTGGCCTCCTCTGCTTCTGGCTTATGTGGTTGCATTTATAGTCTCTTTTAGTTGCTAAGTTAATCTGGATATCATATCTTTCCATGGAAGAGGAATGCATGTGATTATACctatcaaaaaagaagaagaagaatgtatGTGATTAtataatttccttttatttttttccatgaTAAATTGATAACATGATTTCACCCTCAACTTGAGGCATAAATTAAAGATGGTGTGCCCTTAAACACAATGTTtgcctttgtgttttatttttcgTTGTTTCTTCGTGTTtgtattcatccaaaaaaaaaaatcatggctTTGTAATTAGTGGGGCTGACTTTTAACTTCATGGTGCATGGGCAGGTTATGGCTACAATTTGTGAGGAGCTCCCTCCAGATAGTCTTATGCTAGTATATCTATCAGCGTCAGGTTTATATCACTTTTATATTGCCTGAATAGTAATTAACTGAACAGCTCTTGTCAGCCTAGATTATTGACCCTAGTGATTAAACATGCAGGGAAGGCTGGTCATAGTAATGTTACTCAGATGGAAACCCTTGGAGGATCACGGAAAtcttcaaaaaacaaaatcacttCTCAGTACTCACAGGAGCGGAAGAGCTCTATGCCTGAATTGGGTACTAATCATAAGGGAGAGTCAAGTAGCTATGATGATGGTTATCTGTGGTTTGGTTCAAGAGGAAATGGTGGTAGGCATCAATATTGAAACCATGCTCTGTCCTGTTCTTATTAAGAGCATTTGTGCACAGATACTTGTTTATTTAAGTATTATTTAGTTTCTAGGCCATTTATAATCTGAAGAAGTCCCCATACCATCTGCATAACATatcttctttttggtttttcagGTTCAAACAACCTCTACCCTGGTGATATAATTCCTTTTACCCGTAGGCCTCTTTTCTTGATAATTGATAGTGACAACAGCCATGCATTCAAGGCAGGTTTGTCAAAACTTGCGTATGACCTACTGGGTTACATGCTTTATTCAAG
Protein-coding sequences here:
- the LOC132166390 gene encoding uncharacterized protein LOC132166390 isoform X2, which encodes MAADNDVVGQTFRALVDGADRKFARVRDVPAYGRVTSHHYFQKVFKAYTRLWKFQQEHRAELVRSGLNRWEIGEIASRIGQLYFGQYMRTSEARFLVEAYVFYEAILNRRYFEGSKGAGKDLGVRFKELRFYARFLLVSVILNRTEMVKALVDRFKALVDDSKAAFRETNFKEWRQVVQEIVRFMKVDTAFMNVRPLRYCSVFDSHQASLPYVARFHAKKVLKFQDALLTSYHRNEVKFAEFTLDTFRMLQCLEWEPSGSFYQKRLVESNGNGTSIDHSGASGLIDINLAADMTDPTLPPNPRKAILYRPSVTHLLAVMATICEELPPDSLMLVYLSASGKAGHSNVTQMETLGGSRKSSKNKITSQYSQERKSSMPELGTNHKGESSSYDDGYLWFGSRGNGGSNNLYPGDIIPFTRRPLFLIIDSDNSHAFKAGFTWCGEGRACYSTSFTSKASIQEPIKC
- the LOC132166390 gene encoding uncharacterized protein LOC132166390 isoform X1 codes for the protein MAADNDVVGQTFRALVDGADRKFARVRDVPAYGRVTSHHYFQKVFKAYTRLWKFQQEHRAELVRSGLNRWEIGEIASRIGQLYFGQYMRTSEARFLVEAYVFYEAILNRRYFEGSKGAGKDLGVRFKELRFYARFLLVSVILNRTEMVKALVDRFKALVDDSKAAFRETNFKEWRQVVQEIVRFMKVDTAFMNVRPLRYCSVFDSHQASLPYVARFHAKKVLKFQDALLTSYHRNEVKFAEFTLDTFRMLQCLEWEPSGSFYQKRLVESNGNGTSIDHSGASGLIDINLAADMTDPTLPPNPRKAILYRPSVTHLLAVMATICEELPPDSLMLVYLSASGKAGHSNVTQMETLGGSRKSSKNKITSQYSQERKSSMPELGTNHKGESSSYDDGYLWFGSRGNGGSNNLYPGDIIPFTRRPLFLIIDSDNSHAFKVLHGAERGEPATLLLSPLRPAFKNPSNVDILTNGSQFTFFLTAPLPAFCQMVGLSPSDTDADVYNDAENILSTAFSEWEVILCTPTSMDIVWAQVLKDPFIRRLILRFIFCRSVLSLFCPSEDSDQYLPVCLPHLPSSVSPNFDVVRSSVLRLAKHFRVADCFHFNDT